Below is a genomic region from Papilio machaon chromosome 11, ilPapMach1.1, whole genome shotgun sequence.
agttttcaatTCTTTGAAActcgtaattaattttatattattattcttaatttGAAATAGTAAACAAAAAGCAAATTGCATCGgccgggaatcgaacccgggCCGCCCGCGTGGCAGGCGAGCATTCTACCACTGAACCACCGATGCTGATGTACATTTGGATGAAAATAAAGACCACACTTATAATTAAGTGTCAAGCAGCGAAAGTGGAATGGTTACTCATCGTAATGATAAAGCAGGCGTGGAATTTGACCTAAAGAATAGTAATGACGTAAGAGCTCCACTTTAACTGGTCACAGCTGGTCGACTGCAGTGATTTCTTAACTGTAACACAATAAATCTTGTTCAGCGTGTACGTAactaatgatttaattttgtaatcaattagatttaactttttttatattaaaacgtgCTATCTAACGGTTACTTAGGACCAGTAATTaggaaaattaaatgaatcttaattttgcaaatattaatGAAGTATGTATCCATTTTTCTTTAGGCTATGGTCACATCGCGCCCAAGACGCAGACTGGCAAGGTGGTGACCATCTTTTACGCCATCCTGGGTATTCCGCTCATGCTGCTCTGCCTCTCCAACATAGGAGATGTCATGGCTTCATCATTCAGGTCATCCAGatgtaattttgattaatGTCTTTAGTTCATTTTGACGcctagtttaaataattagtgatatacaatatagaatattactaattatatttaaactaggCGTTGGATaatgtttagaattttttttaatattaaagtaagtaTGCCAATACAGAAAATTGTTGTACATGTGCTTTTCTagcacttaaaaataataggaaAGTAATGATTGTAGATTTCTGTACTGGCGTGTTTGCTGCTATGTCTGCACAAGGCCGCCAAAACGAAGTCACCGACATCACCATCATTCAACAAGGtaaatacacatatatataagGTTAAGAGTAATTTGTAACAACACGAGTACATGCTTTTTTGGTCACTTTTcacgttttaaattattcacaattaacactttactatttttattctccAGGCGCTCAATGCGCGCGAGCCGTCGCCGGCGTCCTGTGGAGCGGGCGCATTCCGATACCGATTTTAGGTTAGCTTAtatgaagttaaatttttacttgagaaaataatacaagagttatattacttatatattaaacatCTAGGTATCGCGACAGCGGCTACAATAGCGGGCGGACGAAACGCGTGCGACCACCGCCTGCGACCCTACCATCACGCACACGCTCGCAACCACCACCACAACGACCACAGGGTACACCAATTTGAATTTCACTATTCTAGTTCTCTTTGGCTGAAGATGGACACTTCTTTTACAGTATTAGTAGTTAACGCAACGTTAAGATTCAATCTTAtgagaaaattacatttcttgTAGGTCGTGACGTGGAGGCAGGAGAGCGCTCACCGGCTCCCTATGACCGTTACAATCGTGACACGTATCAAGAAGAAGACGGTGAGGTCTTTTTTTGTTGGTTAATGTTTgtctattatataatttttgtaatctaCCAAAAGGTTAAGAACCTTCattgaaatgtaataaaaggTACTTTTGTATccaattgtttatttacagaAGATTTCCCAAAAATTTCATTGCCACTGCAAGATTTGCAAGCGGCGTTAAAAGACTTAGAAGATCACCAGTTCAAATTAAACTCCAAAACAGAACTGCGAAGCAAATCGTTACCGCGACCTGCGAAAGCTAAACCTGAGTTTGGAGCGAGGAGAGACTTTGACGACAGAAATTATGACATTGAAGATAACGATGTGTACGAAATGCACGACCTTCATGATGTCGACTATGAGAACTTTAAAGAAAGGAAAGCATTAGAACGAGAGAGACGGAGGGAAAGAGATGATTATAGCTATCGTGATCGCGGCTACGATCCTGAAGATGATGACTACGAAGTGGAAAGGGCAAGAGTCAGGAGAACTGGATATGATAGAAGGTACATTCCACTTTctagaaatttatttgattacttTGATAGCATGTTCATTCAATGTGTATAGAGACATATTGTAgggtatttttttacattgattttgttaccaacatttatttataaaatctcaaATTAAGGTAAATTCTGTCTTAGGATGGATCGTGGTAGATCAGAGTATTATGAACGTGATATAGAAGATTACGACATAGATAGACGACGCGATCGTCGCGCCCGGAGTGCATTTTACGACTGCGATAGACGAGGGGGAGGAGATCGTTATAGAGAAGACCGGTGGAGAGGGGAAGATCGATGGGCAGTTGAAGATCATCGAACCTTTGATGAAAGACGGCCAGCGCCCCGACGCCTGCGCAGGCTGTACACCGTTGATGATACTGGTAGACCGCGCAATGGATACGTGAGTAAACTATCATCATGATCAGACTGTGTCAGATTACTTATAGAAATAGGCCTTCCCTTTTGCATTTCATAGTACGCAGTCCTCCATGCACTTCATCCAGAGACTTCCTGCCCTCCTGTACTAGGTCAACGTTCCACCTAAGAATAGGGCTATGCTTCTAGTCCCCGTATACATTAAatttccatccatccatcaaaaatTTGTGTAAAAGGCTAGTGTAGTGTAGTGGACgatcaaatttaaaagaaaatatgctacatttttaatttattttcgtataaAAGTTTGTAGAAATCTAGGCCGGTCTTAACTTCGCGCGAGCTGCTTAGAACACAAGTAACTTAGCTATTTAAGTGGAGGCCACTGCGCAACTCGCCGATGACCTTGGaccgccaagatatttaaaaagagcTTATACACTATCTATAGTAggaatttttgaattatcaatatttatagcATATAATTGAGGTAACaaggttaataaaaattgtttgataaCATTGAATAGGCACAACTACGATTAGATGATTAACAcgtgtaaaagttttaataaatgtcaattattatttacagaaaATTAGACATACAGAAgccatataattatttttctattagcAGACAGATCTCACGCAAATACGTGGTAGTAGTAgacttgaataaaattaatacaatttgacAGAGTCCTTCGCCGGAGAGAGATGATTGGAGTGACGAGTTACCTCCAGTGCGGCGAAGACCTCCGTCAggtaaattgtaacaatatcctaattatttttatatttacgatACACGCGTAACGCACAGCGCATGTACCGTGGATAATACATTTTGCAAACAAacctttttagttttattgaaaactagctgttgcccgtgactccgtccgcgcagaattaaaaaaaaaacttataagtagcttatatgttcttccaaattatgttctacatctgtgccaaatttcatcaaaatccgttgagccgttccggagataccttcaaacaaacatccatacatcaatccatctaaactttcgcatttataatattagtgagatacATTCTATTGAATCTTTTCAGCGTGGGGTTCCCGTCAATCGGACTTGTATGCTGGTCCGGTGTCCACAATACCTAGAGAAGAAGTAAGTCGTATACCTCAATGTACCTACACCTATTGTGGAAACCATGTTACTACTCTGTGTTTCCACTACCGAAAcatctttataaaaacatattttaaagtctTTTCTTATAGAGAGAGAAATGGCGATATGTTTTTCAAGATTTTCGGAATCGGGTATTCCAGgttgcaataaatttaaatgaaataatatgtttttttttatcaatttcgtaaataagctattttttatctacagTGTGAACTTTCTCACAGTCAGTAGTTGCAGTTTACCATCAAAAATATGCAATGTAACCGGAGAACATAACGTCTCGTACTATcccaataatatttatttaacgccGCTGTGGTTCAGCAAGTCAGTGGCCTACCTCAGAGATTCTAACAGAGGTTCAAAtcacaaatgtttaaataattgtgtaaAGTTAAATGATTGATATGTTCCTTTTCCTTCATCGTTTTCTAAGCAATAGAAAGAGATCCACTATACAATAATGTACTCGTACATAATGTATATCTCAAAACTTTTTCTGTCTGTAGATAAAGCCGGTGCCGATCTGGTTGTGCGTACTGCTGGTGGCGTCCTATATAGTAGCGGGCACATTCCTTTTCAAGCGCTGGGAGGGCTGGGCATACCTCGACGCTGCCTACTTCTGCTTCATCACCCTCACCACTATAGGTTTCGGGGATTTCGTGCCGGCTCAGGTGAGTGACCCTCAACGTCGAGTGGCGGGAAGTATTATTACTGCCGGGGAATAActgataaacttttttctactgtCTAGCTTGGAGAAATAGAAGTACTTAAAGATAAAGAAAGACACTAGTTCTGATTGTATATTTGGCGTTAAGAACTAATTCCAGTGCGTGTTTCAGGGTCGTGAGGGCGATTCAGCGGATGCAGTGCACTCGATAGCACTCTGCTCGCTGTACCTGCTGTTTGGGATAGCGCTCCTGGCGATGTCGTTCAACCTTGTACAAGAGGAGGTCCGCGCTCATGTCGCCGCTGTCGCCACTCGTCTAGGCATCATTAAACCACGTGACCCTCCTGATCATGACTTctgattttatatgaaaattatggAAAGCTTAATACGGTTAACTGTAACCGCTACTTATAGGGCAGCTATACCAAGCTAATGTTCTGATGAGTTGTTAGAGAATTTAATGTGCTCCCTACTTTAGATGGAATATGTCAAGTTCTTACGTACTAATGTGTATGATGTGTGCgattttaacgttttaaagtgagataaaatgtaatttcaaatagTGTTCTTTAAActgtaaaaactaaataaggacgttgtaataattgaaatcATATACTCAAcggtatatgtatgtattattttatccaTAAtccatatacatatatgtacatacaactgagattaaaaactaatatggAATTTACGTGATATTGTTTTGCAATTAAATGGGTTCgaagttttttataaggaGTTCTATGTTTCTATTTTGCATATAACTTGTttagtttaacttttatttataactgtcTAAAAAcagatatgtttaaataactctgtttgtgtatttaacttgctatatatatgtaaattaattattttgatatacaatgtatataaaaatgttgatgaATAAATTGGTTGATTTGCATCGTAatcatttgaattattttgtaataaatttaacgttttttttgtttttattttttattttaaataactctgcctgtctgtctcgctttcacgccaaaactactgaaccgatttaaatgatatttggTTGACAGTTTTATAGCCTGAGAAAGGATATAGGCaaagctgggcattaactcgttaatccgttaatcgttaattaacgaagttaacattttgcttaacgaagttaacttttcgattaactgtgcccacctgtggatATAGGCTATTTTTGACGCGAAAAAAGTGGTGTAAGGTGTTGAAACTGAGGGTGTAAATTtctatggaagtatcgtcatttttacaattagcagcttgaatattttttttttttagtttgttaataaaaattaaaaataaataaatatgacattcaaagttcgtaatattttttacctcAAGGgtgtaaaataacaatgggaaattttgttttaattgtattattttaaaattttaagtaattacaCAAAGTCGTTAAAACTGCTTACTTAGATAGTATTGACATGGAATAATTCGTAGGCACAGTTAGTAATAAagataattctttaaaaaaatataaaattaagtaaatattcttcacataataaataagaaattatctaTAATACGATATAAGTTCAACTTGCGATAAGATGATAATATCctaaggcctaattttagtcctctttcccttctcacccttttcttgttaggaaaggatgggaaggggaagtggatttggcggaggaggggacgcataggaaagagaaatatcctttTCCGTGCGTCcacttctccgttgattaaaggtaggcagcgcatctgcatttgcggatgtctatggacaacggtcgcctcgctattgtggcgaatccaggtggccgtttgctcgtttgccaccttatgatataaaaaaaaatatatgattgtTGGTCAAATTAAGAAATGTTAGCTTATCGCCGATTAGGATAAATTCAGGTTTTGTATTATCAAAatttgcttaattttaattagcatTGTAAATTCCCTTATCAATTTGATAATTTGATCGAATTAATTCGTTTCGAGCATTTTTCATGTGGCCTCGTTACCACTGAACGTTTTGTAGTAAAATGTCAAACGTAAAGGTGGAATCAGGAGGTGAGAGGCAAGGAGTGGACTTGGATAGGATCCTGGTGGAGGAGGTCGGTCAGTTCGGAAGATATCAAATCGTGACCCTCCTTCTAGCAGCACTTCCTGTTATCTTCTCAGCGTTCGCTTCTggggaatatatttttacgacTTCGAGAATTCCAACAAggtaactttttatataatttatttgtagtgCATGGGGTAATGTTTctgaaaaaatacttacattcATTGTCGTCTCTGTCCTCTTCTCACTCTATCAAACGTTCGAAATTTCAGggatgaaaattgttttaagaatttaatgaagttttttaagataaaaaatcactacacaaaaatagaataaaatgtgtacagtaaattaaaatagtaaaattatatataaggGCATAacgtcattttaaaatatgtatatacaaaacatatcgttgtatttgtcattatctttaacaaaagagagataacaatatcatATATTAAACGAATATTTCGATCTTATTAACCCACGGTAAGTTAAGTATCAAGGTCACCGCATACATAGaccatattattttcattatgcATATTAAACAtgctttgtttatttgtttacattcgCCTATCGAAGCTATAAttacagtattttatttatgttactgttaatttgaaaaaacgAATTAGTATAACTAACCATAGAAGCCTAAAAATGAAGGACATAAGTAAGGAAATCGTTTATCTAATATTATCACACGTgatattttgcttttattgatatttctcTACGTTTCAAatctttaataacaataattaatccGTTTGATAACATATAGGTCGATActgatgtaaatattttattatttaatttgacctTGCATACCGTTTCCtttcttaaacaaaattaacatttactttagttttatgaaattacGGTACgtgatttatttatgtatctaTGGTATAAGTGTTAGTACGTGCAAACCTGAACTCCCTAAAATTGCGAAGTGACCCAACCTTTAACACGCAGAAGACGGAACATagagaaagaggatatatccacTTCCTACtacaaatccactttcccttcctatcgtttctttataagaaaagattgGGAAAGGGAGGTGGATTAAAATATGGCCTTCGGTACGCACACCTGTCAATACGAAACATGgaattattttcactttacCTTGTCTTCTGCATGGTAATTACATTGAACCCGCCTACATTTGCTTTTCGTAATCTGGCAGATGCCAGATTCCTCTGATATTGTGTATTGTATGTTTACGAGAAATGATGATAATTTAAGTCACACTTTTATTGTCACCACAACCtataaatacatgttttttgttaacCAGATGCTTGATCCCACAATGCGATGGTCCAAACCCTGTGTACGCTCCCGACTGGGTCCTGAACGCCATCCCGGGCACAAGCACATCCAATTTCGACAACTGCGCACGCTTCGCCAACAGTAGTCAACCTGCAGACGTGAATGGCGTCTGTCCTGCTGCCTGGTTCGACAACACGCGCACTGAAGAGTGTCAGGCATATGTGTATCAAAATACTGACAGTGTAGTTTATGATGTAAGTTGAGTCAAATAAGACTCTTATAGCATCCTAGtgaaaaatagcaaaaaaaatgtactaaaaaatgtttgaaacaGTAAGTGTCTAAAAACTCACTGTTTCGAAATACTGTTTTCTTAGCGTTCTGATTGCTCAGCTTTTGAGAATAAAACTTGCTTCACTTAgtcatcattatttttgtatctgCAGTTCGACCTCGCGTGCGACGAATGGAAACGTTCTCAAATTGGTTCCATCCGTACCATCGGTACATTGCTGGTGCTACCGATCACGGGCTACATCTCCGACCGATGGGGTCGCCGCGTCGCGCTCACCATTAACGCCTTCAACACTGGCTGGATCGGACTCGTCCGCTCCTTCGTTAACTCTTACGAGTGGTTCCTGGCCCTTGAAGTCATAGAGTCCACTGTTGGTGCGGGCGCTTACTCttcttgttatattttaggtAAGTTTGTATCCATATGAATATTATTCTGTGCAAAAATGTTAACCTAAACAACgtataagtaaataagtatttatatgtGCAGTAACGGAGCTCGTAGGACCTAAATACAGAGTGGTAGCTGGTGCTACAATGTCGACGATGTTTGCACTTGGACAAGTGATACTCGGGTTCATAGCTTGGGGAGTACATCCATGGAGAACTCTCACGCAGGTGCTGTATGCACCGCAACTTCTCGTCGTGTCCTACTTCTGGATCCTCTCTGAATCCGTCCGTTGGCTCATGTCGAAAGGAAGATATGAAGAATCCGAGGCGATCCTCAAAAAAGTAGCCAAAAGaaacaataaagaaatttcAGAGAAAtcattggaaagtctaagagcTACAGCCGAAGCGGAGAAATTGATCGAAAAGCCTAAGGAGCCTTGGTTACCGacattagtttttaaatcgCGTGTCATATTATCAAGATGTATCGTGTCTCCAGTGTGGTGGGTGACCAATACTTTCGTGTACTACGGCATGTCTATAAATGCGGTCAACTTATCCGGCAACCGGTACCTCAATTATGTAGCGGTGACTGCGGTGGAGATTCCCGGCTATTGGGCGGCTATTCTCCTGCTTGACCGGATAGGAAGGAAGCCGGTGCTCATTACAGGATATTGGTTGTGCGCTGCTTGCCAGTTCGGATTTGCCTTCATACCGAGTGGTACGTACATCAATGAACATACTCAGGCTTACTGATTTCGACaaattcacaatttttatatttattagcgTAAATAAGAtaactgttaaatattaatggtaaaacaattgtaaattacaatttgcagtttatttgaaacaacCCGTTATAGGTGCTAATTATTTCTGACAGGCGCTAATAACATATTCCAGATAACGAGGGGCTATCGATGGCGCTTTACCTGATCGGAAAGTTCAGTATCGCGATGGTGATGACGTCAATTTACGTGTATACGATGGAAATCTATCCCACCAAGTACCGACACAGCCTGCTCGCCTTCTCCTCCATGGTTGGTCGCCTCGGATCCATCACGGCGCCACTTACCCCAGCTCTCGTAAGTTCAGTTGGTACATATTCTAGTAATAACTGCGACAAAGACAGGAAACGTAGCTTAACGTTGTTACGTGGTTAAAcatggtttt
It encodes:
- the LOC106709753 gene encoding organic cation transporter protein; translated protein: MSNVKVESGGERQGVDLDRILVEEVGQFGRYQIVTLLLAALPVIFSAFASGEYIFTTSRIPTRCLIPQCDGPNPVYAPDWVLNAIPGTSTSNFDNCARFANSSQPADVNGVCPAAWFDNTRTEECQAYVYQNTDSVVYDFDLACDEWKRSQIGSIRTIGTLLVLPITGYISDRWGRRVALTINAFNTGWIGLVRSFVNSYEWFLALEVIESTVGAGAYSSCYILVTELVGPKYRVVAGATMSTMFALGQVILGFIAWGVHPWRTLTQVLYAPQLLVVSYFWILSESVRWLMSKGRYEESEAILKKVAKRNNKEISEKSLESLRATAEAEKLIEKPKEPWLPTLVFKSRVILSRCIVSPVWWVTNTFVYYGMSINAVNLSGNRYLNYVAVTAVEIPGYWAAILLLDRIGRKPVLITGYWLCAACQFGFAFIPSDNEGLSMALYLIGKFSIAMVMTSIYVYTMEIYPTKYRHSLLAFSSMVGRLGSITAPLTPALALEVWESLPSVLFGSFALVSGCLIFTTPETLGTKLPDTMEEAEQLSKKKTKTDL
- the LOC106709683 gene encoding uncharacterized protein LOC106709683, yielding MSRREMRVERVMEYPPPPPSKCAKVLYYTWKLCSLVFSHFVMISLVVAYCILGAVTFERLEAQHEREVKMNISQIRSNTTQSIWHMTRTVPLLNQTNWTSDVVDMLKDFENAILLEMKVRGWDGNESTDHIQWTFTGALFYSIIVITTIGYGHIAPKTQTGKVVTIFYAILGIPLMLLCLSNIGDVMASSFRFLYWRVCCYVCTRPPKRSHRHHHHSTRRSMRASRRRRPVERAHSDTDFRYRDSGYNSGRTKRVRPPPATLPSRTRSQPPPQRPQGRDVEAGERSPAPYDRYNRDTYQEEDEDFPKISLPLQDLQAALKDLEDHQFKLNSKTELRSKSLPRPAKAKPEFGARRDFDDRNYDIEDNDVYEMHDLHDVDYENFKERKALERERRRERDDYSYRDRGYDPEDDDYEVERARVRRTGYDRRMDRGRSEYYERDIEDYDIDRRRDRRARSAFYDCDRRGGGDRYREDRWRGEDRWAVEDHRTFDERRPAPRRLRRLYTVDDTGRPRNGYSPSPERDDWSDELPPVRRRPPSAWGSRQSDLYAGPVSTIPREEIKPVPIWLCVLLVASYIVAGTFLFKRWEGWAYLDAAYFCFITLTTIGFGDFVPAQGREGDSADAVHSIALCSLYLLFGIALLAMSFNLVQEEVRAHVAAVATRLGIIKPRDPPDHDF